A genomic segment from Sporichthyaceae bacterium encodes:
- a CDS encoding type II toxin-antitoxin system VapC family toxin has translation MKLLLDTHVVLWAWGDPDRISAPARQAILNPANAKVVSAASAWEASVKSAAGRLNLPEDFGDSLRASGFEPLAITVEDGLAAGALPPHHGDPFDRMLVAQAQGGGFTLVTRDEQLTAYDVAILRA, from the coding sequence GTGAAGCTCCTGCTGGACACCCATGTCGTGCTGTGGGCCTGGGGCGATCCCGACCGAATAAGTGCGCCGGCCCGGCAGGCGATCCTCAACCCCGCCAACGCGAAAGTGGTGAGCGCAGCCAGCGCGTGGGAGGCGTCGGTGAAGTCCGCGGCGGGCCGCCTGAACCTGCCGGAGGATTTCGGCGACTCCCTGCGGGCGAGCGGCTTCGAGCCGTTGGCCATCACGGTCGAGGATGGGTTGGCTGCGGGCGCACTGCCACCGCACCACGGCGACCCTTTCGATCGCATGCTCGTCGCCCAGGCCCAGGGCGGTGGCTTCACCCTCGTCACCCGCGATGAACAACTCACGGCTTATGACGTGGCGATCCTGCGGGCTTAA
- a CDS encoding type II toxin-antitoxin system Phd/YefM family antitoxin: MPTVNMHEAKTNLSKLVERAAAGEDIVIARAGVPVARLVPVRHHQPVTLGLLQGRIRIAADFDAPLPDDVQRAFDGLGS, translated from the coding sequence ATGCCGACGGTGAACATGCATGAGGCCAAGACGAATCTCTCCAAACTGGTGGAGCGAGCTGCAGCAGGCGAGGACATCGTGATTGCGCGGGCCGGGGTTCCGGTCGCCCGGCTGGTCCCGGTCCGGCATCACCAGCCCGTGACCCTGGGGCTGCTGCAGGGTCGTATCCGCATTGCGGCGGATTTCGACGCCCCGCTTCCCGACGACGTCCAGCGCGCCTTCGACGGCCTCGGCTCGTGA